Below is a window of Agrobacterium vitis DNA.
GAGCAGGACGGCACTCTCACCCGCTTTGGCCTGCCGCTGATCCCGGAAGGACCGGACAATCGCCCGATCATCGGCATGGATTATAATATGTTCGTGCGCCATTCGGCGGGCTTCGATAACCCGTCGAAAAGCGCCGAATACGAGGAGCGCACCTATCAAGCCTTCAAAACCGCCTTCGAGGCGCAATATAGTGGCGACCGCAAACCTGTACAGTTCGGCTTCCACTTCGTGTTGATGAACGGCGGGGCCTATTGGCGGGCGATGGAGCGGCTGGTGACAGATGTCTGCCACAGAGACGATGTCGCCTGCGTCAGCTATTCGCAAGCGGTGGCGATATTGGAAAAACAGAACGGCCGGAAAAATCCGGCCGGGTCTTCGTTTTAGGTGCCGAGTCTTCGTTTTAGGTGAAAGCCACCCTTGATCAGTAGGGCTTATCAGCCGCAATCTCGCCGTCGGTTTCTTCCCGCGCCAGATAGCGCTGGTCGATGTCAGGCAAAGGCTGATCATCGATAGCCGCCTCGAAGGCTTTCAGGCGTTTGTGTATGGAGAGCAGCTCGATAATCGTGGTCCAATAGCTGACGAGATATTGGAAGGAGTTGCTCACTTCGCCAAAGGCAGTCGATATTTGCTGCCATATGCCAAGGGTGATTTTCCCGGCAACAAAAGTAGGAACTAGAATGAAATTTAGGAACATGACGTCAGCTTGGCCAAAAGAAAAACGTGCTACATTGAAGTATAGATAATGCCAATACATCCTGTAGTAATTGCGACGCACATTTGAATATAGTTCTTTGACGGTAACTGGCTGTGCTCTATCAGAGTGATCTTCCCCGTAAACCAGTTCTTTACGATAGGCAGCCTCCACACGCTGGTTGCGAAAATTCAGCCCCGGCAATTTGATCCCTGCAAAGGCGAGAAGTGCTGTACCGAACAAAGACCAAGCAATAGCCAGCCAGAAAAGAGCATGCGGGATTGCTCCGATAATAGGCAAGCCTTCTACATATTTTGACATGCTAAATAGAAGCGGGAGAAACACGACCAGCGTCATGATCGAGTTTATAAATGTTACGCCAAGCCCTTCGAGGATATTAGCAAAGCGCATTGTGTCCTCCTGGACACGTTGAGATGCACCTTCGATATAACGAAGCTTATTCCACTTCGACATGTAGAAGTCATTCATCGCGGTTCGCCAACGGAAAACATAATGATTTGTGAAAAAAGCAGTGACGACGTTAAGCGTCACGCTAACTGCGCCGATTTCGAAAAACCGCATCTGCAGGCTGTAGAATTGCCCAGCCGTTATTCCAGGCTGCTTTGCAAGCGCATTTTGAAGCAGATCGAAAAAAGGCCCTCGCCAGTTATTGACAGCAACAGATGTCTGAACGGAAAAGTATGTTATGAAAATTATGAAGGCCGAACCCCATATCGACCAGTTTGACCATGGATGATTTCGCTCAATCAGCTTCCAGACGGAACCAAATATAAAAACAAAAATAGTAAAATATAGGTAGAACCACACATTGTCAGGCGTAAAAAAGAAAGCCAAACCAATAGGCGGCTTTTCGCCTTCAGCCAGCGGTGGCATTCCAAGAGCAGCCCCAGCTTGCGGCCCAATGGAATACCAAACCGCTATACAGACCAGGGTCCAAAGCGCAGCGCTAATAAAAAACAATTTCGGCTTGGGGAAGAATGAGTGAAACACGGGGTCTCGCTTTCCTGAAGATATGGTCGTGGCCGTCTTTAGCGCGGCAAACTATGCCAGAAGCCGCAGTGCAGCAATGGTGGGAAGACCACCTTAACGATTTGTAATCGCTGCAAAGGTCTTCAGACCGTCTTTCTCCACAGGCTTGCGGCCAGAATGAGGCTGACCAGCAATACAGCGCCTGCAACAAGGCTTGGCAGCGCGAAGCTGCCGCTGATAGCGGCAAGCCAGCCGGCGACCAGCGGCCCGATCGTCTGCCCGACGCCGAAGGCCGCCGTCATGATCGACAGCGCCTTGCGGGGACTGGCTGGCGCAAGGGTTCTGGCCAGCCGCAGGCCATAGGCGGTGATCGTCATGAAGGTTAAGCCGAGAAGAGCCGCTCCCACCAGCGGGGCAGCCATGCCCGGCAATCCAACCGAGGCAAAAACCCCAATGGCTGCCAGAAGCAGGGCAAGGCTGTAGGCGCCCGCCAGTCCAAGTATGTCCAGCACCGGACGCCAGATGAAAAGCGAGCCAGCCGCCATGATGCCTGCAAGAAACCACGCCAGAAATTCCGCCACCGGCCCGGCATTGGCCATGCGGGCCATGGTGACGATGAAGGTGGCCGTCACCACATAGCCGAAGCCGAACAGGCCATAGGAGGCAAACAACAAAAGAAATGGCCTGCCCCAGGAAAGCGGCGGCTCCTGTTCGGCCCTCACCTCGGTTTTGCGCACCCGTGGCAACAGCAGGCTGACGACAAGGAAGACAACAAAGGTCAGCCCCGCCCCGGCCAACCAGTCCAGCCGCCACCCTGCGGATACGGATGCGCCAAACAGGTGTGGCAATGCATAGACCATCAGGGACGACGCGGCGATCCCCAGGCCTACCCCGCCAAAATGGGTGGATTGCGCATATTCACCAGCATGGATGCTTGCATGAGCGCTGACATGGGCAAGCACGATGGAACTGGTGAAGATCATCGCGAAGGCACTGGCCGCGCCTGACAGAAAGCGAATGAGCATGAACATTCCCACATGCTCCGTCAGCGCCATGGCGGCCAGAAGCAAGCTGGTTGCCAAAAGCGAAGACAACGCAATCAACCTTTCGCGCCCCGCCGCCCAACCCTGACCGGCAAGCACGGCCCCTAAGAGATAGCCGAGGAAATTCGCCGCCGCGATCAGGCCCGCATCGCCGGGCAGAAGATGAAGATCGGTCATCATCCCCGGCAGAATGGGGGTGAAGGAAAACCGGCCAAAACCCATGGCCGCAGCCAAGGCCAGCGCACCGGCAAGAGCGGTGAATGGGAGATTGGCATGTCTAGGGGGCGAGATCGTCATGGGCTGCTTATCGCACCGCCGATTTGGCCCAACAAGCCAAAAATACTGATTGAGCCATCGAAGGAAACAGGGGCTGCCGATTTCTCCGCTATCCCAAAAAAACACCCGATGGCGTTTCAAGCTGACAGTTTATTGGCGCTGAAGCTTGCCGAAACCGCAAAAATCGCTAGTGGAGGAAGAAAATTCCAAGGAGTGCATTATGAGCGACCTCAGCCTGCAACAGGCCATCGACAATATCTACACCTCGATCAACAATGATAACGAAGAAATCGATGTGCATATCGCCGCCCTCAAGGCCGCCATGGCCCGCGAAGGCGCCAAGGAAGCGGTGTTCGAGACCACAAAGCTCGCGCAGCCGAACCGTCAGGGCCGCAAGATCATGCAGGCCTATTTCAAGAAAAAAGGCGTCGCAGTCAGCTTTGCCGGCTGATAGAAATATTGCATCTCCATCCCATACTGAAATTCGAATATATTAAGCCATTGATGGATATCATATATTCGAGTTTCTTTCATGGAACCGAACGAAATAATTCAAAGCATTACAAATTAATAATACCGCCAAACTTCAATACAAAAAGCTTAAAATGAATTCCATTAACCAAATACAAGGCGTCATCATCGAAAAAATAAGCAAAATTTGATTTTTTACTAAAAAATGATAATTTTCAAATGTTCATTTTGGATATTTATCATTATGTATAATTTTCATACGAATACTCAGCAGTGGCTTGATATATCACTTTTGTTTTCATCTTTTTTTACTTTAACAGGAAGCATCTTGACTTTGGTCACCAAAGTCGACGCCTACAAGGTTCGTTGGAAAAGCCAGTACGAATGGGCGCAAATTCTTGTCACAATCGCCTCTACCACTCTGATATGCCTAGGGTTTTCCGAACCTGGCCCCGTTGTTGTCATCGCTTCGGGTACGATGGTCCTCGCCCTTGCCGTGCAGCGTAGCCTTCCCTGGCTCAGTGCTGCGGGGGTGGCCTATGTCGTGGTAGCGCCCATCGGAAGCCTCGCCGGCGGGCTATGGATGATATTCTGGCTCAGGCAACAGTCCTATCCGGAATGGCTATGGATCGGCGCCTCAGTGGCCATGGTGCTTTCGTTCCTGCGCATGATATTGGTTGTGGCCATGCGTGTCGGCACCTTTGCGCTCCTGACCCGCAAGGTCTGGACACGGCCGATCGCCCCCTTGCCGCCTCGTAACGGCCCCGAGGAGGTCCGTGTGTCTCTTCACGTCCCCACCCATTGCGAACCTCCTGATCTCGTTATCAATACCCTCGACCACCTCGCGAGGCTGCACTACGAGAATTATGAGGTTATCATTTGCGATAACAATACCCTGGATGAGCAGCTCTGGCGTCCGGTGGAAGCCCATTGCCGCAGGCTGAATGCCGCCAGCGGCAAGGAACAGTTCCGCTTCCTCCATGTGGAAGGGCTTCAAGGCGCCAAGGCAGGCGCATTGAACCTATGCCTCGACCATACGGATCCGGGCGCCGAACTGGTCGCTGTCGTCGACGCCGACTATCTGGCCGAACCGGACTTCCTTTCTCGTCTGGTTGGCTTCTTTGTCGATCCCCGCTTCGCCTTCGTACAAACCTCGCACGATTATCGCAGCGACGATGCCAGCCTGTTCAAGCGCGCCTGTTACTGGGAATATGTGGCGCCGAATCGCTTGGAATATGCCGGTGCCAGCGAGATGCGGGCTTCCTTCACGGTCGGCACCATGTGCATTTTCCGACGCTCGGCAATCGAGGCGGTCGGGCGCTGGGCGGAATGGTGCCAGACGGAGGATTCCGAAATTGCCATTCGTTTGCGCGCCGCCGGTTATGACGGCGTTTTCCTGCCCTATACATTCGGACGCGGCCTGATTCCCGACAATTATGCCGACTGGAAACGCCAGCGCTTCCGCTGGACATCCGGCCCCATGCAACAGTTTCGTCGTCATTGGCGGCTGTTTCTTCCTTCACGTTTCGGTGGATCGCCGCATTTAAGCCGATGGGGTAAATTGTTCGAAGTGTTCCGCAGCGTTGTGCCTTTGACCATTCCGATGACCATTGCTGGCAATGTCGCCTTTGCCATTTTGCTGCCCATCATGGTCATGCTGGACATCACCCCGCAGCTTTCGGTGCCGCCGGTTGCCGTGCTGGGCCTGTCCGTCGTGATGGCCGCAAGCGTCGTGCGGACCGTTGCCGAATACCGCGTCTGCGGGTGTTGCCGGTTGCGGGATGTGTTAAGCGCAGAATTTGCGGCGCTGGCGCTCAGCCACGTCTGCGGCATGGCCGCAATCACCGCTGCCCTGGGTGGAAAAATCGTCTGGCTGAGAACGCCGAAATTCAACAGCCGGTCGTCCCTTCGCAATGCGCTTGCCAGTGTGCGGGTGGAACTGTCCATTGCCCTTGCACTGGTCGTCATCGCGATCACCATCGCTTTCGCTTTCGAGACCGTCAACCTGCATGGCAAGCTGGTGGCGCTTGGGGCCTTGGTGTATCCGCTGCTCTCATTTGTCGCAGCAGTGGCCATGGCCCTGCTGGCCCTGGCGCGAAGGCCGGACACCGGCACTCAGGCTTTCATCGATAAAAGGGCGATCTCCGATCAAAGGGGTAACACGGGCACGCCCCCCTCCCCTTAAAGTTTGTCAGAAAAAAGCGAAATCGGATTTTCCCGAAAAGACAAACGAAGACAAGAGAGACTACAGCACTCTTTAAGCGCGATACAGGGCTCACGGAGCTGTAACGCGCACGCCCCAAAAGGCTGAAACACCTGATGTGCTGGCGACATCAGGTGTTTGGCTTCAAAAGCAAACCTCATCGCGATGCAGCGAGACGTGAGGTGTTCACTCCACCATTGTCAAAATCAGCGGCCCATTGCGAGTTGCCACCACCGTATGTTCGAATTGCACGGTCGGCGCTTTCGGGTCGCTGTAGAGCGTCCAGGGGTCATCGCCATCCTCGGCCCATTGACCGCCCAGCGACAGGAACGGCTCGATGGTGAAGACCTGGCCTTCCTGCATGATTCTTGTTTCGTCCGGGTCGGCCCAGGTGGAAAGCTCGCGCGGTTCCTCATGCAGCTCGCGGCCAATGCCGTGGCTGGCGAGGTTGGCAATCAGCGTATAGCGGTTCTTGGCGGCAAAAGCGCCGATGGCATTGCCGATACTGGCAAAAGGCGCGCCGGTCTTGACCTGGGTGACACCTAAAAACAGCGCCCGCTTGCCGTCACGCAGCAGTTTTTCGATCTTCGGCTTGCCCGGCGGCACGATGAAGGATGAGCCGGTATCGCCGAAAAACCCGTTTTTGACACCGGAAACGTCGATATTGACCAGATCGCCCCGGGCAATCACCCGGTCACCCGGAATGCCGTGGGCCACTTCCTCGTTGACGCTGATGCAGGTGGCACCGGGAAACTGATAGCAGAATTCCGGTGCCGATTGCGCGTCATTGTCTTCCAGTATCTTGCGGCCGATCAGGTCCAGCTCGCGGGTGGTTATCCCCGGCTCCAGCGCCGCACCCATGGTTTTCACCGCCAGCGCACAGAGAATGCCGATCTCCTTCAGGTGCTGGAGTTCCTCGTCGCTGGAGATGATCATTGTTGGACTTTCATGAGCGTTTGCGGATTTTGCCGCTGCTTACGCCCCCGCCCCGACCTGCGTCAAGTCAGCAGCAAGAGCCTTGCGCACCAATGGCGCAACCTTGGTGCCGTAAAGCTCGATGCCGCGCATGATATCCTTGTGCGGCATCGGGCCGATGGCCATTTGCAGCAGGAAACGGTCGTTTTTAAACAGGGCGTGATGGGCGACGATCTTTTCGGCCACCGCTTCAGGATCACCCACGAACAGCGCCCCATGCGGGCCGCGCATCGCGTCATACTGGGCACGATTGCCCGGCCCCCAGCCGCGCTCGCGGCCAATCCGGTCCATCACTTCGGCCTGCGGTGCGTAGAAAATGTCAGCCGCCGATTGGGTCGTGTCGTGGATGAAACCGTGCACATTGATCGAAGTTTTCAAGGCGGATGGATCGACCCCGGCCTTCGCCCCGCTCTGCCGGTAAAGATCGACCAGCGGTGCAAACCGGCGCGGTTCGCCGCCGATGATGGCAATGGCCAGCGGCAGGCCGAGATAGCCGGCCCGGGCCACCGATTGCGGCGTGCCACCCACGGCGATCCACAGCGGCAGCGGGTCCTGCAAGGGGCGCGGATAGACGCCACGACCTTGGATCGGCTTACGGGTCTCGCCTTCCCAGGTGACGATCTCGTTGTCGCGGATCTCCATCAGCAATTGCAGCTTTTCGGCAAACAAAAGATCATAATCATCAAGATCATAGCCGAACAACGGAAAGCTTTCGATGAAGGAGCCGCGCCCAGCCATCATCTCCACACGCCCGTTCGACAGCAGATCGACGGTGGCAAATTGCTGGAACACCCGCACCGGATCATCGGAACTGAGCACCGATACCGCGCTGGTTAGGCGAATATTTTTGGTCTGCACCGCCGCCGCCGCCAGAATGGTGGCGGGCGAAGACGCCATGTAGTCGGGACGGTGATGTTCGCCAAGACCGAAGACATCCAGCCCCACCTCGTCCGCCAGCCGGATTTCCTCCAGCAGATCATCCACCCGACGCTTGGCCTCCAGCCCCTTGTTGGGTGCCGTGGGGTCCACATCCGCGAAGGTGTAAAGGCCAAGTTCCATGGGTCGCATCCTCAGTTGTTCGCTACAGCGCCGTGCGCCCTATATGGCGCACAAAGGTTCGCTGTAGCTCCTTATATCTGCTGCATAATTTTCTTTTTAAACCGATTCCGGTTTAAAAAATTATGCAGTAGGCAGGTAAGTGCAAATGAGCCGCTTGGCAAACCCTGGGATGAGAACGCAGCGTTCAATGAATGGGAGTTTGAAGCAAGATCAAGCCTCGGAGCAGGCCAAAGCTTCAATAATTATTTATAAATATCAATGGTTTTCCATAGGCTTTTGATTCATTGCGGAATAAACCTGAATCATTTTCTCAACCCGCCGACAGTGTCCGTCTGACTGCATCCCGCCAGCCTCTGAGCTTTTCCGTGCGGGTCTCGGCATCCATGACCGGCTCAAACCGATGGTCGCGCGCCCAGGCGCGAGCAAACGCATCCATGCCGGGCCAAAGACCGACACGGCTGGCCGCGAGGAAGGCAGCACCAAGTGCTGTCGTCTCAATAACAGATGGGCGATCTACCGGCGCGTCCAGCAGATCGGCCAGCCGCTGCATCGTCCAGTCGGAGGCTGCCATGCCGCCATCGACGCGCAGCACCATGTCGTCCTCGCCGTTCTGCCAGTCCTTGTGCATGGCATCCAGCAAGTCGCGGGTCTGGTAGCAGACGGCTTCCAGCGCGGCGCGGGCCAGTTCTGCCGGTCCGGTATTGCGGGTCAGGCCGAACAGCGCGCCACGTGCATCCGGGTCCCACCAGGGCGCGCCAAGACCTGTGAAGGCTGGCACCAGATAGACCGGCTGGCCGGGATCGGCTTCAGCCGCCAGCCGCCCGGTTTCCGCCGCATCGCCAATCACCTTCAATCCATCACGCAGCCATTGCACGGCGGCACCGGCAATGAAGATCGAGCCTTCCAGCGCATAGGTGGTCTTGCCGTCCATCCGGTAGGCGATGGTGGTCAGCAACCGGCTTTTCGAAACCACCCGGTCCGCGCCGGTATTGAGCAGCGCGAAACAGCCGGTGCCATAGGTGGATTTGACCATGCCCGGAGCAAAGCAGGCCTGTCCGATGGTGGCCGCCTGCTGGTCGCCCGCCACACCAAGGATCGGCACCGCCGCGCCGAACACGGCCTTGTCGGTCACACCGAAATCGGCGGCGCAATCCTTCACCTCTGGCAGCATGGCGGCGGGGATGTTCAATAGCGCCAACAATTCCTCGTCCCAGCCATGCTCGGCAATGTTGAAGATCAGCGTGCGCGAGGCATTGGTGGCATCGGTGACGAAGCTTTTGCCGCCTGTCAGCCGCCAGATCAAATAGGTATCGACGGTGCCGAAGCACAGGCCGCCTTGCTCTGCCCTGGCACGGGCGCCCTCGACATGGTCGAGCAGCCAGGACAGTTTGGTGCCGGAGAAATACGGGTCCAGCAGCAGGCCGGTCT
It encodes the following:
- the sbmA gene encoding peptide antibiotic transporter SbmA encodes the protein MFHSFFPKPKLFFISAALWTLVCIAVWYSIGPQAGAALGMPPLAEGEKPPIGLAFFFTPDNVWFYLYFTIFVFIFGSVWKLIERNHPWSNWSIWGSAFIIFITYFSVQTSVAVNNWRGPFFDLLQNALAKQPGITAGQFYSLQMRFFEIGAVSVTLNVVTAFFTNHYVFRWRTAMNDFYMSKWNKLRYIEGASQRVQEDTMRFANILEGLGVTFINSIMTLVVFLPLLFSMSKYVEGLPIIGAIPHALFWLAIAWSLFGTALLAFAGIKLPGLNFRNQRVEAAYRKELVYGEDHSDRAQPVTVKELYSNVRRNYYRMYWHYLYFNVARFSFGQADVMFLNFILVPTFVAGKITLGIWQQISTAFGEVSNSFQYLVSYWTTIIELLSIHKRLKAFEAAIDDQPLPDIDQRYLAREETDGEIAADKPY
- a CDS encoding YbfB/YjiJ family MFS transporter, producing MTISPPRHANLPFTALAGALALAAAMGFGRFSFTPILPGMMTDLHLLPGDAGLIAAANFLGYLLGAVLAGQGWAAGRERLIALSSLLATSLLLAAMALTEHVGMFMLIRFLSGAASAFAMIFTSSIVLAHVSAHASIHAGEYAQSTHFGGVGLGIAASSLMVYALPHLFGASVSAGWRLDWLAGAGLTFVVFLVVSLLLPRVRKTEVRAEQEPPLSWGRPFLLLFASYGLFGFGYVVTATFIVTMARMANAGPVAEFLAWFLAGIMAAGSLFIWRPVLDILGLAGAYSLALLLAAIGVFASVGLPGMAAPLVGAALLGLTFMTITAYGLRLARTLAPASPRKALSIMTAAFGVGQTIGPLVAGWLAAISGSFALPSLVAGAVLLVSLILAASLWRKTV
- a CDS encoding glycosyltransferase family 2 protein: MTLVTKVDAYKVRWKSQYEWAQILVTIASTTLICLGFSEPGPVVVIASGTMVLALAVQRSLPWLSAAGVAYVVVAPIGSLAGGLWMIFWLRQQSYPEWLWIGASVAMVLSFLRMILVVAMRVGTFALLTRKVWTRPIAPLPPRNGPEEVRVSLHVPTHCEPPDLVINTLDHLARLHYENYEVIICDNNTLDEQLWRPVEAHCRRLNAASGKEQFRFLHVEGLQGAKAGALNLCLDHTDPGAELVAVVDADYLAEPDFLSRLVGFFVDPRFAFVQTSHDYRSDDASLFKRACYWEYVAPNRLEYAGASEMRASFTVGTMCIFRRSAIEAVGRWAEWCQTEDSEIAIRLRAAGYDGVFLPYTFGRGLIPDNYADWKRQRFRWTSGPMQQFRRHWRLFLPSRFGGSPHLSRWGKLFEVFRSVVPLTIPMTIAGNVAFAILLPIMVMLDITPQLSVPPVAVLGLSVVMAASVVRTVAEYRVCGCCRLRDVLSAEFAALALSHVCGMAAITAALGGKIVWLRTPKFNSRSSLRNALASVRVELSIALALVVIAITIAFAFETVNLHGKLVALGALVYPLLSFVAAVAMALLALARRPDTGTQAFIDKRAISDQRGNTGTPPSP
- the map gene encoding type I methionyl aminopeptidase, encoding MIISSDEELQHLKEIGILCALAVKTMGAALEPGITTRELDLIGRKILEDNDAQSAPEFCYQFPGATCISVNEEVAHGIPGDRVIARGDLVNIDVSGVKNGFFGDTGSSFIVPPGKPKIEKLLRDGKRALFLGVTQVKTGAPFASIGNAIGAFAAKNRYTLIANLASHGIGRELHEEPRELSTWADPDETRIMQEGQVFTIEPFLSLGGQWAEDGDDPWTLYSDPKAPTVQFEHTVVATRNGPLILTMVE
- a CDS encoding LLM class flavin-dependent oxidoreductase, with amino-acid sequence MELGLYTFADVDPTAPNKGLEAKRRVDDLLEEIRLADEVGLDVFGLGEHHRPDYMASSPATILAAAAVQTKNIRLTSAVSVLSSDDPVRVFQQFATVDLLSNGRVEMMAGRGSFIESFPLFGYDLDDYDLLFAEKLQLLMEIRDNEIVTWEGETRKPIQGRGVYPRPLQDPLPLWIAVGGTPQSVARAGYLGLPLAIAIIGGEPRRFAPLVDLYRQSGAKAGVDPSALKTSINVHGFIHDTTQSAADIFYAPQAEVMDRIGRERGWGPGNRAQYDAMRGPHGALFVGDPEAVAEKIVAHHALFKNDRFLLQMAIGPMPHKDIMRGIELYGTKVAPLVRKALAADLTQVGAGA
- the glpK gene encoding glycerol kinase GlpK produces the protein MGGFVLAIDQGTTSSRAIVFDGAMRIVGTGQKEFPQIFPQSGWVEHDPEAIWDSVVSSIHDALARARITAGDLAAIGITNQRETVVVWDKDTGKPIHNAIVWQDRRTSAFCETLKRDGLEATFTTKTGLLLDPYFSGTKLSWLLDHVEGARARAEQGGLCFGTVDTYLIWRLTGGKSFVTDATNASRTLIFNIAEHGWDEELLALLNIPAAMLPEVKDCAADFGVTDKAVFGAAVPILGVAGDQQAATIGQACFAPGMVKSTYGTGCFALLNTGADRVVSKSRLLTTIAYRMDGKTTYALEGSIFIAGAAVQWLRDGLKVIGDAAETGRLAAEADPGQPVYLVPAFTGLGAPWWDPDARGALFGLTRNTGPAELARAALEAVCYQTRDLLDAMHKDWQNGEDDMVLRVDGGMAASDWTMQRLADLLDAPVDRPSVIETTALGAAFLAASRVGLWPGMDAFARAWARDHRFEPVMDAETRTEKLRGWRDAVRRTLSAG